In the genome of Arachis stenosperma cultivar V10309 chromosome 2, arast.V10309.gnm1.PFL2, whole genome shotgun sequence, the window ctcttatatttatcttatttgattttcagttgcttggggacaagcaacaatttaagtttggtgttgtgatgagcggataatttatacgctttttggcattgtttttagtatgtttttagtatgttttagttagtttttattatatttttattaatttttagttaaaattcacttttctggactttactataattttgtgtgtttttctgtgatttcaggtattttctggctgaaattgagggacctgagcaaaaatctgattcagaggctgaaaaggattgcagatgctgttggattctgacctccctgctcTCAAAGTGAATTTTCTCGAGCTACataagcccaattggcgcgctctcaattgcgttggaaagtagacatcctgggcttttccagcaatgtataatagtctatactttgcccgagatttgatggcccaaacaggcgttccaagtcagctcaagaattatggcgtttaacaccggaactggcacaagaatgggagttaaacgcccaaactggcacaaaagctagcgtttaactccaagaaaagtctctacacatagaagcttcaatgatcagcccaagcacacaccaggtgggcccggaagtggatttttatgtcatttactcatatttgtaaaccctaagctactagttctctacaaataggaccttttgctattgtattttcatcttttgatcattttagatcttaggatcatctttggacgtctagttcttagatcattgggggctggcctctcggccatgcctagaccttgttcttatgtattttcaacggtggagtttctacacaccatagattaaggtgtggagctctgctgtacctcgagtatcaatgcaattactattgttcttctattcaattcggcttattcttgttctaagatatcacttgttcctcaacttgatgaatgtgatgattcgtgacactcatcatcattctcacctatgaacgtgtgcctgacaaccacctccgttctaccttatattgagtggatatctcttggattccttaatcagaatcttcatggtataagctagaattgatggcggcattcaagagaatccggaaggtttaaaccttgtctgtggtattctgagtaggattcaaggattgaatgactgtgacgagcttcaaactcttgaaggctgtgcgttagtgacagacgcaaaagaatcactggattctattccaacctgattgagaaccgacagatgattagccgtgctgtgacagagcgccttgaacattttcattgagaggacgggactgtagccactgacaacggtgatgcccaacatacagcttgccatggaaaggagtaagaaggattggatgaagacagtaggaaagcagagagacagaagggacaaagcatctccatatgcttatctgaaattctcaccaatgaattacataagtatctctatctttatcttatgttttatttatcttttaatcattaatcctccataaccatttgaatccgcctgactgagatttacaagatgaccatagcttgcttcataccaacaatctccgtgggatcgacccttactcgcgtaaggtttattacttggacgacccagtgcacttgctggttagttgtaagaagatgtgataaagagttgagattgcaattaagcgtaccatgttgatggcgccattgatgatcacaatttcgtgcaccagtcaacaatggaaatatagaaagTGCATGGGGGGACAGCTAAATACAAGGTGTTTATTGTTATgccggcaaaggcatgagtagcatagatcaagcattcaatgtccaagttagattaccaagtcttcCAAACTAACAATATATTTGTAATAACCAttatatataattgataaaatataaaaagggtttttgttaaaagcaagcattgaaagtagtagattaaaagaaatctaaaaataatgcataGTGCTATAcgggcattttcacaaacacatagcatgcatggtaaataaggtatttgaaagtattaaattgaacatgcaagcaaccctataaaaataatatataattgttaaacAAATCATtaacaatccacaagcaaaatataagaaataatgacccaaataaatttctaacaccattaaaaaaagaaagaaaaaaagagaaaacatgGATAGTGAAagtaggaagaaaaagaagaagaaaacataaaaataagaagaagaatagaaaagtaaggagggaagaagaaaagaaaaaccttgGTAATGGTGGTGAGAAAGATGAAgtagaaagtgagaaagaatgaaggaggaagaaggaggaaggggaagaaagaaataagaaagggaaagaaaaagtaggatttggggaagaaaaagataagatattttggcatATTTAgataagttgtgcggcgcaTTCGATGCGGATGCGTGGGTCACGCATTCGCGCGGATAGCGCTTAAATGaggtgacgcagacgcgtcggtcacgcggacgcgtgacatgatttatgctagtagcgcgagggcagcctcgcgctcaCACAACTCTTTGTGTGAAAACTCAATTTGCCAAATtttagggtgacgcggtcgcgtggttgacgcgatcgcgtgaatggccaaaatttgaaaacggcacagacgcgtggggcacgcatacgcgtggtagggcttgtgcgtctagcacgagtccagcccaatgcCAGCTCAACTTACTGGCatgcaccctttttacgtcgaattGCAGGGccatgcgttcgcgtgggtgacgcaaacgcgtggggaggctattgcgcacatgacgcggacgcgtcaacgACGCAGTTGCTTAGATTCATTTGTGCCAAAGCACGCCTCCATCCAcactttcgcgtgactctctgttcaattatCTTTTCTTCCCAATGCACATGCGACGCTGGCACGTCGCGTGCGATTTTcccttttttatatatatgcaatATGCAAATGAGATGCAAGCAATAGGCACTAgtactgagaagagttatttgaaaaaggaaattaaggagagggagaagaacgatcataccatggtgggttgtctcccacccagcactttgctttaacgtctttaagttggacgctccactagctcagtcTTCTGCTGTGGGTGGATccttcaagaggaagatctctagCTCCTAGTTTTTCGCCATCTTTTTGCCATGAAATAACTTCAAGCGATGTCCATTGACCTTTATCAGTTCAGGGCTTGAAGGATGGCTCAAGTGAAAGACTCCGTATGGTTCCGCCTTCTCTACTCGATAGGGACCGTCCCATCTGGATCTCAGCTTTCCTGGCAGGAGCCGCATTCTGaagttgtaaaggaggactaagtccccaggttggaactccCTTCTCTTGATGTTCTTATCATGCACAGCTTTCACCTTCTCTTTATACAGCCTGGAgttttcataagcttctaggcgaaggttcTCTAATTCTTGTAGTTGCAACTTCCGTTCAGCTCCGGCTTTCTCATAGGCCATGTTGTATTCCCCCAGAAGGCCTTGTGTTCTAACTCAACTGGGAGATGGCAGGcctttccataaactaagcggaaaggactcatcctgattggtgtcttgtatgctgtccgatatgcccaaagCGCATCTTggagcctggtgctccagtccttTCTATGAGACTTGACTATCTTTTGCAGTATGTGCTTTATCTCTCTATTAGACACCTCGgcctgcccattagtttggggGTGATAGGCTGTTGATACTTTATGAATGATCCCATGCATCTTcagtaatcctgttagtctcctgttacaaaagtgagtgccttgatcgctcacgattgctcgtggggATCCAAAGTgacaaataatatggtttctaacaaagaaaacaacagtgttagcatcatcagtacgggtcggaattgcttccacccatttagaaacataatctacagctagCAGTATATAGAGGTGACCatgagaatttggaaatggacccatgaagtcaatgtcccaaacatcaaaaatttcacaaaaaagcataatttgttgaggcatttcatccctctgggatatattaccaaatctTTGGCAAAGAGAACAAGATTTACAAAGGTCAGCagcatctttaaaaagagtaggccaccagaatccacagtctaaaacTTTTCTAGCTGTTTGTTGAGGGCCAAagtgtcctccactctcagaagAATGGCaagcctctaaaatggactggaattcggATTGAGACACACACcgtctaattacctggtcagcaccacacctccatagatatggatcatcccatacataatatttggactcgcttttcagcttatcTCTCTGATGTTTAGTAAAAGCAGGAGGAAAAGTATGgataactagataattagctacaggtgcataccaagaaACTACATCAAATACTGCCTGTAAGCTATCAAATGGGAAATTATCATTGATAGGAATGGAGTCatctttaatgtgctcaaggcgactcaagtggtctgccactaaattttggttaccactcctatctaTAATTTCCAGATCAAATTCTTGCAGTAGTAGCATCCAACGTATTAGCCTTGGTTTagactcctttttagctaataaatactttagagctgcatgatctgagtacactactaccttagtaccaagtaaataagctcagaatttatccagagcaaaaacaataactaaaagctctttttcagtagtagtgtaattAGATTGAGCAGCATCTAAGGTCTTAGATGCATAAGCAATTACAAAAGGGTCGTTACCTTCATGCTGAGCTagtgctgctcctactgcatggttggaggcatcacacatgatttcaaatggttgacTCCAGTCTGGTCCCCTCACAATCGGAGCTTGAGTCAAGGtggtcttcagcttatcaaatgcttgtttgcaatcttcactgaactcgaactcaatgtCTTTCTGCAGTAGTCTGGATAAGGGTAGTgttaccttactgaagtccttaatgaatctcctgtaaaaacttgcatggccaaggaacgaacggacttccctcacataggaggggtaaggtaaactagaaataacatccacctttgctgggtctacagagaTACCAGTATCAGAAACAACATATCCTAGAATAATTCCTTGTttcaccataaaatgacacttttcaaaatttaaaacaaggtttgaactaacacacTTATCCAATACCCTAGATAAACCatccaagcaaaggctaaatGAATCACCATATACGCTAAattcatccataaaaacttccatacaggtctcaatgagatcagagaacagactcatcatgcacctttggaaagtagctggtgcattacataagccaaagggcattcttttataagcataagtcccaaaaggacatgtaaaagtagtctttacctaatcttcaggagctatatggATTTAAAAATAACCtgtataaccatctaaaaagcagtaatgagatttacctgacaggcgatcaagcatctgatcaatgaatggcaaggggtaatgatccttgcgagtagcttggttgagacgctTGTAGTCAATGCAAACTCTCCATGCGTTCTGCACTTTGGTTGTTAGAAGTTCTCCCTGCTCATTTCTTATTgttgtgactccagacttcttgggtaCCACTTGCACTGGACTTACCCATTCGCTATCTGAGATGGGATAAATGATATCTGCTTCAagtagtctggtcacttccttcttgacaacttctaagatggttggattcaatcttctctgaggTTGACGGACAGGCTTTGCTCCTTCTTCTAAGAATATTCTGTGTTCGCAAACTTGAGggctgatgcctactatatccgCCAAGCTCCATCCAATTGCTTTCTTATGCGTCCTCAATACACTAAGCAGTTGTTCTTCTTGTTGGGAAGTGAGCTCCCTTGCAATGATAATtggaaacttctgcttgtcctcaaggtaagcatacttgaggtgTGGAGAAAAGGGCTTTAACTCCATTTTCTACTCATGGTTTGGCTCTGGATCATCTGGGGTTGGTGAAAATGGTAATGAATCTTCAGTGTGTTCAGAGggtgtccccacacttggatcTTGCTCCAGGTGACTCTCTTCCATTTCTTTCTGGTGAGTTGCAGCTATAATTTCATCAATGATGTCACATTAGAATATGGAGTGATCTTCTGGGGGATGCTTCATAGCTTCATCCAGATTGAAGCTCACTGTTCTGCCATCTACCTCAAAAGAATAGGTTCCCGAAAAGGCATCCAGCTTGAACTTCAAAGTCTTtaaaaatggtcttccaagcAGGATAGACGAAGGCTTTCCtgagtcattttggggcatctccaagatatagaaGTCAATGGGAAACGTGAGCCCCTGATGCTCACTaacacatcttcagcaattcctaccactgtaataatgcttttatctgctaacacaaaatgaGCTGCCGACTTTTTTAAGGGAAAGAGCCTTAAAGCATTATATATAGACAAGAGCATAATACTCACGCACGCTCCTAAATTACACAtacagtcagaaaatatcacacctccaatggtacaATTAACCATACATGGGcctggatcactacatttttcaggtatatttcccattaaagcagatatagaactacctaaaggaatagtttctaattcattaattttatctttatgtatgcacaattcttttagaaactttgcgtatttaggtacttgttgaataacatcaaaaaggggaacatttacctcaacctttttgaagatttctaccattttaggATCAAGTTCCATCTGCTTTCTGGATTTCTTAGCAAGGTGTGGAAATGGGATAGGAGTGGCGTCTCTTACAGCTTCAGCTTGCTGGGGTTCTACGTTCCTTGGTTGGGCTGCTTTAGCTTCGGTCATGCCTTGtgtttcatcttcttcttcaacatcctCTACCTCAACCGTGTCCTCAGCTGGGGCGTGTTCTAGCCGGCTTGGTTCCCCAGGATTCCTCTCTTGCAGTGTGGTGCCAGACCTCAAGGTAATGGCAATGATGCCACCCTTggggttgggtaatggttgagaggggattcCACTGGAGCTCGAAGACTGGTTGTTGGAATTATTTagtgatccaatctgtgagagAAGAGCTTGCAAGGTAGAGTTCAGACCATTTAGAGTAGAAGTAAGGTTGTTTTCCATGGCCTGCTGTCTCCGATCAGTAGATTGCAATAACTCATCATTAGAAGATGAAGAGGGATAAGTGATCTGAGGGGTCTActgagatgcttgaggctgccttagatgaggtgctctgtaggcctgattctgattctactgcctgaagttgttattgttatttcaCCTCTGgtttccattgttatctctgcctcctctgttatgattgtccctccaacctTGGTTGGAATTATCCCTCCAACCTTGGTTGGAATTATCCTGCCATCCATGCTTGTAGCTACCGCCTTGATTGTatccttgattggggcggtcatagaagttatgagtggctgccACAGTGTTATCTTCCTGTTGGAGTTGCGGACATTCATCAGTATAATGACTATAATCAGTATAGATCCcgcatactctttgtggaaccaactgttggctttactgtggtggagaaggctgggcttgctgagcttgttgttgactcaactgcatctgcttcagtaagttggtcatttcacataTACTCTGAGTTAGAGCAGTAGTCTCTTTGCTAGAGGATACCTCTGCAACAGCTTTTGAGTGGCCTTGCTTCTGCCTGTGATTTCTAGTAGATCCAGTTATgtcgctgatcaattgccatccttcatcagtggtcttgtactttttcatagacccattgctagcaccttccaatgtggtcttatcttgaGGCTTCATGCCCTGTGTGAAGTAGCCGAGCAACACTAACTTCTTAATCATGTGGTGGggacatgcttccagaagattGTTGAAGCGCTCCCAATATTTGTGTAGAGTCTCGGATTCGTCTTGAACAATCATGGAAATTTCCTTCCTCAATCTATCAGTAACTTCAGCTGAAAAgaatttttccaaaaattcCCTTCTAAGCGTGTCCCAGTTAGCAACAGTCGCTCTAGGTTGGgcgtagtaccactctcttgcctttccctcgAGAGAGAACGGGAAGGCTTTTAACAAAATAGAAGTTTCATCTGTACCATTACGCCTGACAGTAGAACAGGCTGCCTGGAAatccctaaggtgcttgataggctcttaagcaggtaagccatgaaacttaggcatcaagttgagtagtgcagTCTTTAGTTCAAAATCTACAGCCACCGCTGGGTGATGCACTTGATACAGTTACagtgtaaaatcaggggctccagCCTCCTGAATAGTGATTCTCCTAGGTGCTGCCATGTCACTTGCACGTAAATCAACCGAATCAGTAGAaagggagcttgtttcttccttaagTGACGTTTTAGATTCGTCCTCGGAGAGGACTAACtgacgccgagcttgccttatacgtgaaatagttctttcaatctcaggatCAAATACtagcaagcttggatcaggtagtgaacgcgtcattcaatgaaagaaacatgcagctcatagtagcaaaaataagaagaaaaatgcaaataaataaattccaatcaataaattagcatactattgcaactccccggcaacggcgccaaaaattgactTGGCGAAAATTAGCAGATTAagaattattaagaaaaatggcgttgcaagtacagttcttaaccagCAATAATCCACTTGTCAATTTagaaaagagttgtcacaaattttagaaataaaatgctgggagtatgagtcctaggtcgtctcccaacgagttgcaggaagatgtgctattttactAATCAGAGGTTTTTCAAAATGGTTTTTAGTTTGatgaacaaaaaattaaattagagaatttatgtaatttaaataaaaatcttgaccgggagaagattaatcggaagttctatccttgttggaattttttcaaaatcaattaataattagtagttgtttctacttagttaaccctcaacgaatgaaggaaagtcaagttaaaagtcaacttctattcacaagtcctaatcctctcccttgggaaggattagagttagtgactaacAAGTCAACCAACGAcgaaccaattacaattgaactcttgagtattccaactcaaggttctccatttaatcaactcccaatcaagttgggcaactactccattatcataaatatagacttcacaaaattaagaggaaaaataaaaagagacatgataaataataatcaaagagatcaattaaaaataaaaatagtcttgTATTAATGAACTCTAAAAGTAATCCAATGTAAACTCTGgacaaattaagaatatggaagagtaaatAAAAAGTAGGTAAGCAAACTAGAATGACCAGTttcggaggtagactcttctcaataaccaaagccaaaatcttcaaatcctaaattatgaatgtatgtgaaaaacctagaggaggagtagaATCCGATCtcaaactaaaaattatgcagAATGAATATGTTCtctgtctctgcatgttccctggctctaatctgcATTTCTGGACCAAAAATTGGGTTAAAACGCGGCCCAGAATCtatgccagcgacttttgtaattctgcagatcgcgcacgtcacgcgaccACGTCGTCCACtcgttcgcgtcactcagcgttttccgtgccacgcgtgcgcgtcgtccatgcaTTCACGTcactcgtgcagcttccaatccacgcgttcgcatcagacacgcgttcgcgtcgctgtGAATTTCTCCATTTCGcacggtcgcgtgagccatgcgcccgcgtcacttctcgctggtcatctcctcaatttcttgtgttctttccatttttcaagatttctctccattctctaagccattcctgccctatgaagcttgaaacacttaacacatggatcacggcatcgaatggtataaaggagactaaaaatatacaattaaaagatctttaggaagcaagttttcaatcatagaacattttcaggaaggaattgtaaatacatgcaaatcatatgaataagtgggtgaagacttgataaaaccacacaattaaacataatataaatcataaaataatggtttatttGCTCCGCACCCTCTCATATAATCCAATCATCTCCTCATCATTCCGTTCCAAGTTCTTAAATCATCACAACCATcatcatacatgattttccatTCCGAACTCATTGGTTCAACAGTTTCTCATATCATTGTCAGCGAGCACCATATTCACCACTCTTCCCTCTCTCTCAACCAACTCATCCTCAAAACACCAGAAACCTAAACTTCCATTGCTAACTTTTCAaagaaaaaccaaattaaaacCTACCCAATCGTCATAAACCACTACCACACACAACACCTTGCCTCTTCATATCATTCTCCTCAACTTCACTTAAATTA includes:
- the LOC130963024 gene encoding uncharacterized protein LOC130963024, which gives rise to MAYEKAGAERKLQLQELENLRLEAYENSRLYKEKVKAVHDKNIKRREFQPGDLVLLYNFRMRLLPGKLRSRWDGPYRVEKAEPYGVFHLSHPSSPELIKVNGHRLKLFHGKKMAKN